The region CGCGCTGCTGCACGTCCCCGCTCTCTCCGACGTCGCCGAGTACGCCTACGCGGCCACCGTCGACCCGCCCGCCCGACTGGTGTTCACCGCCGGCGCGTGCCCGCTGGACGCCGAGGGTCGTACCGTCGCGCCGGGTGACCACGCGGCGCAGGCCCGGCAGGTGATGACGAACCTGGAGACCGCTCTCGGCGCGGCCGGTGCGCGGCTCACCGACGTCGTCAAGACCACCGTGTACGTGGCGTCGTCGCAGCAGAAGGATCTGGTGACCGTCTGGGAGGCGGTGCGGGACTTCTTCGGCGACCACGACCCGCCCAGCACCCTGCTCGGGGTGGCCGTGCTCGGCTACACCGACCAACTCGTCGAGGTCGAGGCGGTCGCCGCCGTACGGACGGGGGCCTGACATGCGCATCCGCGTGGCGCGACCCGACGACGCCCCGGCCGTGGTGGCCCTACGGGCGACGGTCTTTCCGTACCTGGTGCGCGGTGTCGAGTCGACCCGGAAGATGATCGCCGAACCGCCGCCCGAGGAGGAGTGGACCGCGTTCGTGGCCGAGGTCGACGAGCGGGTGGTCGGTTGGGTGTCCGCTGAACGCATCGGCACGACATCGGCGGCGAACGTCGGTGGCATCAACCTTCTGCACGTGCACCCGGAACACCGACGCCGTGGCATCGGCACCGCCCTGCTGGCCGCCGCGACCGAATTCCTCCGCCCGTTGGGTATCCGCCGGGTGCGTGCCATGGCACAGCCCGACGCGCTGCCGTACGCCCGCCGGCACGGCTACGAGCCCAGCCGGGAGGTGCGCTATTCGGCGCTCGACCTGAATCCGGTGCCCGCCCTACCCGCCCCGCCCCCGGGCGTGCGGCTGCTCCCGATCGCCGAGCTGGACCCGCACCTGCTGTACGCGGCGGACGTGGCCTCGGCGGCAGACGAACCGGGCGACCTGCCTGTCGACGCGAAGAGCTATGACAGCTGGCAGTACGACGTGTGGGACAACCTCGGGCTGGACAAGGCGGCCAGCATCGCCGCCGAGGTCGACGGGGAGGTGGTCGCCTTCAGCCTGGTCAAGCGGGACGGGGACCGGATGTGGTCGGACTACACCGGCAGCATCCCGGCGTACCGCGGCCGAGGGCTGGCCCGGCTGGCGAAGACGGCGGCGCTGCACCGGGCCGCCGCCGACGGCGTGCGCGTCGCGTACACCTCGAACGACGAGGCGAACGCGCCGATGCTCGCGATCAACGCCCGGCTGGGCTACCGCCCGGTGGCATCCCAGTGGAGCTGCCTGGCCGACCTGACCGACGAAGTCGGGGACGAACGGTGGCAACTGCGTCGAGGTCGCTGACAACCTGCCCGGCGTCGTGCTGGTCCGCGATTCCAGATCTGCGATGATCGAGGCATTGGCCGAGGATGGGGCCGGTCAGGCGGCGTCGAAGACCTCGCGGGCCGTGGCGTGGGTGTCCGCTCCGAAGAGGACCAGGCGGGCCTCGATGACCGTGGCCGGCGTGGCCGGGCGGAGCACCGCGAGCGCTTGGCGGACCGCGTCGTCGACCGGCCAGCCGTAGATGCCGGCGGAGACCAGCGGGAACGCCACAGTGGACGCCCCCAACTCGTCGGCCACGCGCAGGCTGTTGGCGTAGCAGTCGCGCAGCAGTCCCGAGCGGTCCTCGCCGGCCGACCAGACCGGGCCGACCGTATGGATCACCCAGCGGGCCGGCAGCTCGCCAGCCGTGGTGGCCACCGCCTGCCCGGTGGGCAGACCCCTGCCGTACCGGGACGCCCGCAGCGCCCGGCACTCGGCCAGGATCGCCGGTCCGCCGCGCCGGTGGATCGCGCCGTCCACCCCGCCGCCGCCGAGCAGGGACGAGTTCGCGGCGTTCACGATGGCGTCCACCCGCTGGGTGGTGATGTCCCCCTCGACCAGGGTGATCTCCATGTCAGCTCTCCTCGGTCGACTGGCCCAACGACCGGCGGGCCAGCAGGGTGGCGCCGGCGACGGCGGCCGGCATGACCAGCACCGCGCCGAGCGGGATGAGGAAACAGAGGAAGACCGCCACTCCGAAACCGAGCGCGGTCGGGCGGTCCGCCTTCAGGATCGTCCGGCGCTGCGGCAGTCGCATTCCGCGTCGGTAGAAGGGCGCGCCGACCAGCTCCACGGCGAGGAACCAGCCACCCACCGCCGCCCCGATCACCGGGACGACAGTCTGGCCGACCACCGGGATGAAGCCGGCGAGGAAGAGTGGGACGCCGACCAGCACGGTGAGCGCCACCAGGCGTACCGAGTCAGCGGTGCTGCGGCGCAGCGACGACCAGAACGGCACCTCCACGGCGTCCGGGGTGCCGCCGAGCCGCTCCTCCACCTTCTCGGAGATCTTCTCGTAGAACGGATCGCCGATGACCAGCGTCACCGCCGTGAAGCTGATCACCGCGAGCAGGCCGCCGATCCCCAGGAAGGCGAGCCCGGCGATCACCCGGACCAGGCTGCGGCCGGTGCTCGACCAGTCGTCGGCGAACGGGGTGACCAGGGCGGCCAGGTCGTCCGCGAAGTACACGAGGGTGGCGTACGCGGCCACGAAGAGCACACCGGAGATCAGCGCCGGTACGAGGCCGAGCAGCATCAGCTTCGGGCTGCGGACGTAGAGGCCCAGCCCGCGCAGGAGCAGTCTGACCCCGAGGAAGAAGCGTCCGACGGTCCCGGTCACCGGGCTGGCGATTCTGCTGGCGTCCACGATCGAGCAGCCTAACGACAGGTGATCGAAACCGCCGGGTAGCGGCACCGGGCAGGATGGGCGGGTGCGCGCGTCCCGACTGATCTCGCTGCTGTTGCTGTTGCAGGCGCGCGGGTCGATGACCGCGAGCGAGCTGGCGCGGGAGTTGGAGGTCTCCGAGCGGACCGTCTACCGGGACGTGTTGGCGCTCTCCGCCGCCGGGGTGCCGGTCTACGCCGACCGGGGTCGGGCCGGTGGGTACCGCCTGCTCGGCGGGTACCGCACCCGACTGACCGGGTTGACCCGGGACGAGGCTGAAGCGCTCTTCCTCTCCGGGCTGCCCGGCCCGGCCGGCGACATGGGGCTCGCCGACGCGGTCGCCGCCGCCGAACTGAAGGTGCTCGCCGCGCTGCCACCAGCCCTGCGCGACGCCCCGGCCCGTGCCGGGCAGCGGTTCCACCTGGACGTGCCGGGCTGGTTCCGGGAGACCGCGCCGCCGCTCTGGCTGCCCGAACTGGCCCGGGCGGTCTGGGGCGACCGGGTGGTGGAGCTGCGCTACCGACGCGGCGACCGGGAGGTGACTCGCCAGGTCCAGCCGTACGGCCTGGTGCTCAAGAGCGGGGTCTGGTATCTGGTCGGCCGGGTCGGCGCCGATGTGCGCACCTATCGGGTGGACCGGGTCACCGGGGTCGAGGTGGGCGAGGAGAGCTTCGAGCGGGACGAGGGCTTCGACCTGGCCGGGCACTGGCGCGAGCAGGCCGGGTCGTTCCTGCGGACCATGCTGCGGGCCGAGGTCACCGTCCGGCTGAGCCCCGCCGGCCTGCGCCGGCTCCGGCACCTGGTCGATGCCCCTTTCGTGTACGACGAACTGGTGGCCGCCGCCGGAGCACCCGACGGGCAGGGCTGGGTGGTGGGCCGGCTGCCCGTCGAGTCCGTCGAGGTGGCGTACCACCAGCTGCTGGGCCTCGGCCCCGAGGTGGAGGTTCTCGACCCACCCGAACTACGGCGGCTGTTCGCCGACACGGCCGGCAGGTTCGAGGCGCTCTACCGGTAGCCGGTGACGTCCGCCGGCTTGCCCGCGTCGACCACCTCGGTGATGTAGCGGAAGCCCTCCGGCTGACTGCCGTCGAGGTCGGTGAAGCCGTACACCTTGGACAGGGTGCCGGCGTCGACGGACTGGCCGCTCCAGCGGGCATTCGCCTCGTCCGCGGCGAGCGCGGCCACCGCCCGGCCGACGAACGCCGGGGTCTCCGAGATGAGGAAGTTCGGGTCGGTGGCGGCGCCGTCGCGCCAGTTGTCCTCGGTCACGCCGAAGTGCTCCAGCATCGCCTCGGAGCGGATCCAGCCCGGGGTGAGCGCCACCGCCGTGCACCCGTGCGGCTTCAGCTCGTGCGCCTGGCTGAAGGCGAGCCGGTTGACCGACACCTTGGCCAGGTCGTAGAAGACCGAGAGCCGGTAGTTGTTGTCGTTGTACGCCTTCGTGCCGTCGCCCATCTCCACCACCAGGCCGCCGGGCTTGCGGATCAGCAGCGGCAGGGCGAAGTGGCTGGTGACGATGTGGGTGTCGATGGCCAGTCGCAGGGTCCGGAAGCCGGCGTCCAACGGCTGCTCCCACACCGGCTTGTCCCAGGTGACCAGCGGGTCCCCACCCCAGATGTCGTTGACCAGCACGTCGAGTCGGCCCTGCTCGGCGTCGATCCGGGCGACGAGGTCGCGGACCTGCTCGGGCACCAGGTGGTCGACCTGGACGGCGATGCCGGTGCCGCCGGCCTCGGTGACCAGCTCGGCGGTCTCCTCGATGGTCTCCGGCCGGTCCATCTCCGAACGGCCCGCCCGGGTGCTGCGGCCGGTGGCGTACACAGTGGCGCCGGCAGCGCCGAGTTGCACGGCGATCTGCCGTCCGGCACCTCGGGTGGCACCGGCGACGAGCGCGATCTTTCCTGTGAGCGGTTGAGTCATACCCGCGAGGTTGGCAGCGATACCTGACAGCCGCCGTCCGAATTACGCGAAAGGCTCAGTCCACCTCGTTGAGGAAGCCGGCGATGCGGTCCCGCAGGTCGGCGCGTTCCGACCAGAGGACGCCGGGCCGGTCGTACACGTGCAGCGTGGCCTGGGGTAGTGCGGCGGCGAGTCGCTCGGCGACCTCGACCGGGTGCAGGTCGTCGCCCGCGTTGGCGATCACCAGCGCTGGCGCGGTGACCGCCGCGAGGTCGGTGATGTCGCGCAACGGCGTCTGATCCGCGAGGCTGGCCAGGCTGCCGGCGAGCCCGTCGCGGAGCAGCTGGTCGAGTCGCTGCCGCAGGTACGCCCAGCCGGCCGGGGTGTTGCGCACCGCCGCGGGCAGTTCCAGGGTGACGACGTCGGCGACGGCCGAGGCGTCTCCGCTCTCCACCGCCTCCAGCAGATCCGTGATGCGGTCCCCCGCCACCGGGCCACGCGGCTGGTCGAGCACCGCGGGCAGGAAGAAGACCAGCTTGTCGAACCGGTCCGGACTCTCCGCGAGCAGCCGGCAGAGGGCACCCGCGCCGAGGCTCGCGCCGAACGCCCGGCTGGCGCCGCTCAGGTCGGCGACCGCCCGCAGGTCGCGGGCCAGGTCCGAGTAGTTCCACGGCCCGTCCGGCGCCTCTGAACGGCCGTGCCCCCGGAACTGGAAGAACACCTTGCGGCCGGTCACCCCACTGCCGAACGGACGGGTGGTGGCGATGCCGTTGCCCAGCCCGTGCGCGAACACGGTCACCGGATCACCGGTGCCGGTGATCAGCCGCTCCAGCCGTACGTCGTGCGGGGTGGCGACCAGGTCGGTGTCCGGCTCCGGGAGCGCCGGGCGGCCGGTGCGCGGCCCACCCGGACCGGGCCCCCAGGTGCGGGGCCCGCTGTCCGGTGGTGGTGGCCAGCGAAAACCTCTCACCAGAACCCTTTGCCGTCGCTGAGGTCGCGCAGGCCGACCCGAACGTCGAGCAGGTAGATGAGACCGGCGGCGATGCCGATCAGTCCGAAGAGACTGATCGGCCCGAAGCCGAGCAGGGTCAGCACGAGGCAGACCGCCAGGATGGCGATCCAGCCACCCTTGGGAAGCGTCCCGATGGCGGGGAAGGCGTCGGAGCGCTGGGTGATCGCGTGGACCAGGGCGACGCCCTGGACGATCAGCGCGAAGACGAGCAGGATCAGCTCGATCACGTAGCGGACTTCGAACGCGAAGATCGGCGCGGCGTTGGCCATGCCGGCAAGCTTATGTCGAGGACCCCGGCTTCGTCCGACAAGGACGCCGCCGGGGTCGCCGACAGGACGACTACTCGGCCGCCGGACGGGTCCGCTTGGTGGCCCGGGGCAGCTTCGCCGACGGGGTGGCGGTCGGCTTCGCGGCCTTCGGGGCGCGCGCGACCTTCTTGACGGCGGCCGGCTTGGCCTCGGCGATCTCCGCCACCTCGGCCGGGGTCGGCACCTCGGCCGGGGCGGTGGCGGCCGGGGCGGTGGCGGCCGGGGTGGTGGCGGCCGGGGTGGTCTCAGCCGGGATCACGGCCTGAGTGGCCTCGATGTCGGCGTTGACCGTCTCAGCGGCCTCCAGCACGCCGGTGCCGACGACCCGCTCACCCCGGGCGACCAGCGCGCCGTACGCGGCGAAGGCCCGCTCCTGGGCGGCCTGGGCCCCGGCGACCACCATCGCGGCGTTGCGCGTCGCGGCGGCCCGCAGCTTGTCCAGGTCGGCAACCTCGCGCAGCTTGGCCAGGTCGGCAGCGTCGCGCAGCTTGGCCAGGTCGGCCGACTCGCGCAGCTTGGCCAGGTCCAACTCGTTGGCCTTCTGGCGCAGCTCGTAGCCGGTCAGCACGGCCCGGCCACCCAGGTCGGCGACGACGCGGGTGCCGAGGACGCCGACCACCGCCGGCAACTTGCGCAACTGCTCGATGGCCAACTCACCGGCACCCGCAGCGGCGTAGATCGGGGCGGGGATCCGGTTGGTCTTCGGCTCGCTCATGACGTCTCCTCTTCGGCCGCCTCGGCGGCCCTGCGTGCCGCCGGACCGGCGGCCTTCTTCTCGGGGGTGTTGGTGCTGCCCGGGGCGGGTGCGGTGCCCGCCTCGGTGACGGCGACCGACTCGATCACGGCCTCGGTCGGGGTGCCGCCCGCGGTGGTGGGACCGGTGGCGGCCAGGTTCGCCACGTCGGCGGGCTCGTCGCCGACGTCGGTCGGAGTGGTCGCCCCGGGCGTGCCGCCGGTGGGCCCGGGGCCGCCGGCCTCGGCGGCCGCCTGGGCCTCGGCCAGCCGGGTGTTCTCCCGGCGGAACGTCTCGTAGATCTGGGTGAGGGACTGCTTCTGGGCCATCGTCAGGTCGGTGTCCACCGCGATGGCGGCGAGTACACCATGGCCCTCCTTGTCGTCGAGCAGCCCGGCGCGCAGGTACATCGCCGGGGTGGAGACCCGCAGCGCGCTCGCCAGTTGCTGGAGCACCTCGGCGCTTGGCTTGCGCAGGCCGCGCTCGATCTGACTGAGGTACGGGTTGCTGACCCCCGCCTGCTCGGCGAGCTGCCGGAGCGAGATCTTGGCGTTGCGCCGTAGATCGCGGATGAACCCGCCGACGTCGGGAAGGTCCTTCGGTGTGGCCATGACTGCGACGTTAACCGGCCCCGCTAGCTCTTGCAAGCAAAACGCTAACCGCAGTTAGCAACATCTCAGCCACGTGGTTGCGCCCCGCTCCGCAGGTCCGTACGGTCCGACCGTGCACAAGATCACAGTCAATGGAGCAAGCATCGCGTACGACGAGGCAGGCACCGGCTCGCCCGTCGTACTCCTGCACGCTGGCATCGCCGACCGGCGGATGTGGCGGGGGCAGATCTCCGCGCTCGCCACCCGCCACCGGGTGATCGTCCCGGACCTCCGCGGCTACGGAGACTCCGAGCTGCCTCCGACCCCGTTCACACACCACGACGACGTGGCGGGGCTGCTGGACGCACTCGACCTGCCCCGGGCCGCCCTGGTCGGCTGCTCCTTCGGTGGGGCCGTCGCCATCGACACCGCGCTCGCCCACCCCGACCGGGTCAGCGCGCTCGCGCTGTTCGACACCGCGGTCTCCGGCAACGAGTGGTCGGACGAGGCGAACGACCTCTGGGACGACCTGGTCGGCGAGGTCGACCCCGACGACTTCGTCGCCGGCGCGGCCGGCGAGGTGCGGTTCTGGGTGGTCGGCCCGGGTCGACAGCCGGCGGACGTCGACCCGGCGCTGATCATCTTCACACAGGAGATGGACCAACGCGCGCTCGCCGCCGAGCTGGCGCTCGGCGCGGTCGAGGTCGGCGAACTGACGCCGCCGGCCATCGATCGCCTCGGCGAGCTGACGGTGCCAGTCCTGGTCACCGCCGGGGCCGCGGACGTGCCGGACATCCGCCGGCTCGCCGACCGGATCGCCGCCGAGGTCCCCAAAGCGGTACGGCTGCCGGACATCCCGGACGCCGCACACCTGTTGCCACTGGAGCGCCCGGAGCCCGTCAACGCCGCCCTGCTCGACTTCCTGAGCTGACCACCCGGTCACCAGAGCGGGCGGACCGCCCCCACCGGAACTCCACCGCCGAACAGCGGCACCTCGGCGTACTCGGTCAGCACCGGGGCGTCCACCCCGAGCCGGCGCAGCGCGGAGACCAGCACCGGCATCCGTGCCCGGTCGGCGCCGTCGTCGATCTTCAGCGCGACGGCGCCGACGCCCGGCACTGCCACCGCGATCACACCCTCGGCACCGACCTTGGCCAGCAGGCCCGGAACGCCCCGCATCAGCCGGGTGTCGTCGGCCTGGGTGCCACCGACGATCTCCGGGTACGCGCGCATGGCGTCGGCCACCGTCCGCGGCACCGAGCCCGGCTCGGCGTCGACCAACCGGAGGAACGCCCCGGCCAACCCGGTCAGCGACACCGCGAGCACCGGGGCGCCACAACCATCCACGCCCACCGCCGCCACCTGCTCACCGGTGAACTCCTCGATCGCCGCCCGCAACCGCTGCTGGAGCGGGTGCTCCGGCCGCCAGTAACCCTCCAGCGGCCAACCGGCGGCCTCGCAGGTCAGCAGCATCCCGCTGTGCTTGCCGGAGCAGTTCATCTGCACCCGGGTCGGGCCGCCCCCGGCGCGCAGCACGGCCTGCCGGGCCGCCGCGCCCACCGGCAGGTCGGGCGGGCAGTGCAGGGCCGAGGCGTCCAACCCGGCCCGCTCCAACAGCGCGCCGACCCGGGCCAGGTGGAAGTCCTCACCGGCGTGACTCGCCGCGACCAGCGCCACGTCCGCCGGGTCGGTCAACGACAGACCGGAACGGAGCATCCCGATCGCCTGCATCGGCTTGCTCGCCGAGCGGGGAAAGACCGGCGAGGTCACGTCCCCGGCTGACGCCACCACCGAGCCGGTGGCGTCCAGCACCACCACCGAACCCCGGTGCGCACCCTCCACGAACCCGGAACGGACCACCTCGGCGAGCGGGTCGCCGCCCTCGTACGTCTTCGTCACGGGCTGGACGGTACCGACGGTCGTGGGTGGCCCGTCGGCGGGGTGACCTGGTGGTCCACCGCCCGGGTGACAGGAGCGTGAAGCAGTCTCGGCCTTACAGCCCGAGCAGCTCGCGAGCCTCCGCGGTGGTCAGCGGCGGGCGCTGGGCGAGCTGGGCGAAACCCACCGCGCGGGCGACCAGTTGCATGTTCGACTCCACCGGGCGGCCCTTCGCGTACGTCACGGTGTCCTCCATGCCGACCCGCAGGTGCCCGCCGGTCGACAGCGAGGCCAGCATGACCGGAATCGTGCTGCGGCCGATGCCGGTGGCCGAGAAGGTGGTGCCCTCCGGCAGGTCCCGCAGCATCCGGTGGGCCGCGACCAGCGTCTCGGTGGTGCCCGGCATGCCTCCCGGCACCCCCATCACGAAGTCGACGTGCACGTGCCCGCCGGCCGGCAGCCCGTACCTGCCGAGGAGGCGCTGCAACGCGGACAGGTGCCCGAGGTCGAAGATCTCGTACTCCGGCACGATCCCGCGTTCCTGCATCCGGGTGTGCAGGTCGACGATGAACTCCCAGCGGTTGAGGAAGACGTCGTCGCCGAAGTTGACGGTGCCCATCGTGCAGGAGGCCATGTCCGGCCGGGCGTCGAGGACGGCAAGCCGGGCGGCCTCCGGGTCGGTCACCGCACCGCCGGAGGAGAGCTGCACGATCAGGTCGGTGCTGTCCCGCAGCGCCGCCACCGTGTCGGCCAGGCGCACCGGGTCGAGGGTCGGCCGCGCCTCGTGGTCACGGATGTGGACATGGATCACGGCGGCCCCGAGCGCCTCGCACTCCTTGGCGGTGAGCAGCAGCTCGTCGAGGGTCACCGGCAGCGCCGGCACCTCCGCCTTGGCCGACTCAGCGCCGGTCGGGGCCACCGTGATCAACGTCCCTGTCGTCATGCCGGCGATCCTAGACGCCACGGTCAGGACGGGTCGATCGCCGCCGCCGTCTCGCCGATCAGCAGTGCCGCGTCGTCCGGGACGTTCCGCTTGACCACCGCGAGCGCCACCTGACCCAGCTCGTGGTGCAGCACGGCGGTGCCGACGAAGCCGACCGCCCGGCCGTCGAGCAGCACCGGCGTACCGGCCGTCGGCGGCTGGTCGGTGGTCACCCCGTCCAAATGCAGAAGTACGAGACGACGCGGCGGGCGGCCCATGTTGTGCACCCGGGCCACCGTCTCCTGCCCCCGGTAGCAACCCTTGTCCAGGTGCACGGCGGGGCCGATCAGGTCCACCTCGGCCGGGATGGTCCGGTGGTCCGTGTCCACCCCGACCCGAGGCTGGCGCGCCGCCACCCGGATCGCCTCGTACGCCCAGAGCCCCGCGACCGGCACCCCGGCACCGCGCAACTCCGCCACCACCTGGTCCATCGCCGAGCGGGGCACCAGCAGGTCCACCCCGAGTGGCCCGCGTCGGGCCCAGCCACCGATCGGCAGCGGCCGTACGTCGTACCGAACACTCGCTCGGGGTGGCACGGCACCGTGGGCGAACTTCGGACCCGGCACCGCGACCAGGTCCGGCGCGGCGAGCCCGGTCACGCCGAGCGTGCCCAGCGCCTCCGTCGCCGCCGGCCCGACCAGCGACAACAACGCCCGCTCGGCAGTCGCGTCGCGCGGCTCGACCTTGCTGAAGAACCGCATCTTCTCCAGGTAGGTCAGCAGACCCTCGGTCGCACCCGGCTCGGTGTCCAGCCAGGCGGTCTCGCCGTCCTCGGCGACCATGGCGTGCTGCTCGATGTGGCCGTGCGGGGACAACACCAGCAATTCGGTCCCCTCACCGGCGGTCAGCGCCGTCAGGTGTTGCGAGGTCACGGTGTGCAGCCAGCTGGCCCGATCTTCACCGGGCACCGCGATGACCCCCCGGTGCGACCGGTCGACCAGGCCGACCTCGGTGTCGAGGGTGCGCTGCTCACGCAGCGGGTCGCCGTAGTGGGCGGCCACCCCTCGGACGCCGGCCGCGACATGCGCCGCATCCGGTTGGTCGCGGCTGGCCTCGTCGATGCTCTCGACGGCCACCGCACCCGCGATGTCGATCATTTGTCGTCCCCGTTCTCGCAGCGTACGCACACGCCGAAAAGTGACACGTGCCCGATATCCACCCGGAACCCCCGCTGCGTGGCCAACTGGTCGGCGAGCGGACGCAGCATCTCCGGATCGATCTCGTCGATCGCTCCACACTCCCGACAGACCAGGTGGACGTGCTGGTGCTCACCCGCCGCGTGATACGTCGGCGAGCCGTGCGACAGGTGCGTGTGGGTGACCAGGCCGAGCCGTTCCAGCAGCTCAAGCGTGCGATAGATGGTGGTGATGTTGACGCCGGCGGCGACCTCCCGGACGGCCGTGTGCACCTGCTCCGGGCTGGCGTGCCCCAGATCGAGCACCGCCTGCAGGACGAGCTGCCGTTGGGGCGTCAGCCGCAGCCCACGGGCCCGCAGCATTTCCGCGAGGGAGGATTCGGACACGGTCCGATCATAGTTCGGCAATCGCTGCGACCCCTGCGAGCGACCGGTCGCCGCTACGCTCGGCGGTCATGGTGACGTCGTCGGCCGGCAATGCCCCGGCTTCTCCGAGCGCGCGGATCGCCGTGCTCGGGCGGGGCCTCATCGCGGCCGAAGAGCCCGTGCTCCGCGGCGACGACCTGGGCGTCCTGCGCGGCGACGGGCTCTTCGAGTCCATGCATCTGCGCGAGGGCCGGGCGTGGCTGCGCGACGAGCACCTGGCCCGAATGGTCACGGCGGCGGCGGCCGTCGACCTGGACCTGCCCGCCACCGACGCGCTTGTCGACCTGCTCGACACGGTACGCGCGGGCTGGCCCGTCCAGGTGGAGGGTGCGCTGCGGCTGGTCTGCACCCGAGGTTCCGAGGCCGGCGGCCCGCCGACCGTCTACGCCACCCTGACCCAGGTGCCGGCGTCGTCGCGGGCGGCCCGCCGCACCGGGATCACCGTGGCGACCCTTCCGCTGGGGGTGCCCGCCGACGCGCGGACCGGGCTCGACTGGTTGCCGGCCGGCATCAAGTCCACCTCGTACGCGGTCAACAGCGCCGCCCGCCGCTGGGCACAACGGGCCGGGGTGGACGACGTGCTGTGGGTCTCCTCGGACGGGTACGCCCTGGAGGGGCCGATCGCGAACGTGGTGTGGCTCACCGGAGACACGCTGTGCACGGTGCCGGCCGCCACCACCGGCATCCTGCCCGGCACGACCGTGGCCTGGCTGCTCGCCCATGCCCAGGAGCTGGGTCTGAGCGCCGCCGAACGGATGGTCACGCCGGCCGAACTGCACGACGCCGACGGGGTCTGGTTCAGCTCCTCGGTACGCGGGCTCGTCGAGGTCCGGATGCTGGACGGGGTGCGCCGGGACAACTGCCCGCGCACTCCCGCCCTGCAAACCCTGCTGGGTTTCCCCGTCTAGTCAGCCGCCGACCCGGACGAGCCGGGCGGACAGGTGCGGGCTGAGCCCGTGCCCCATGGCGGCCATCTCCTGCGCGTAGAGCAACGCACCCTCGACGATGCCGAAGAGCCGGTGCCCGCCGGTGACCTCCTTGGCGGTCGGCGTCCGGACCACCGCGTCGGTGGCGAACTCGACCTGGGTGCCGGTGCGCTTGCCCAGGTGCAGCTCCATCACCCCGGTCGGAGTGGTCAGCACCGCCTCCAGCTCGTCGGTCGCCCGACCATCCACCAGCACCGGCCGCCACCAGCCGACCTCACGGCCCGCCGGGCGGACCGGCTTGCTCTGCTCGTCCAGGATCCAGGCACGGGACTCGTAGTGCAGGAACGGCCGGCCGTCGTGGCTGATCCGGATCTCCTGGGCGTAGTCGAAGTCCTCGATGGTGGGGAAACCGCCCTTGCCCCGGCCACGCCACAGCCCGATGTAGGGCAGCAGGCCGTCCAGCGCGGGGTGCAGCTTCGGCCCC is a window of Micromonospora sp. WMMD961 DNA encoding:
- a CDS encoding 3-keto-5-aminohexanoate cleavage protein; amino-acid sequence: MTTGTLITVAPTGAESAKAEVPALPVTLDELLLTAKECEALGAAVIHVHIRDHEARPTLDPVRLADTVAALRDSTDLIVQLSSGGAVTDPEAARLAVLDARPDMASCTMGTVNFGDDVFLNRWEFIVDLHTRMQERGIVPEYEIFDLGHLSALQRLLGRYGLPAGGHVHVDFVMGVPGGMPGTTETLVAAHRMLRDLPEGTTFSATGIGRSTIPVMLASLSTGGHLRVGMEDTVTYAKGRPVESNMQLVARAVGFAQLAQRPPLTTAEARELLGL
- a CDS encoding Fur family transcriptional regulator; this encodes MSESSLAEMLRARGLRLTPQRQLVLQAVLDLGHASPEQVHTAVREVAAGVNITTIYRTLELLERLGLVTHTHLSHGSPTYHAAGEHQHVHLVCRECGAIDEIDPEMLRPLADQLATQRGFRVDIGHVSLFGVCVRCENGDDK
- a CDS encoding folate-binding protein, with product MIDIAGAVAVESIDEASRDQPDAAHVAAGVRGVAAHYGDPLREQRTLDTEVGLVDRSHRGVIAVPGEDRASWLHTVTSQHLTALTAGEGTELLVLSPHGHIEQHAMVAEDGETAWLDTEPGATEGLLTYLEKMRFFSKVEPRDATAERALLSLVGPAATEALGTLGVTGLAAPDLVAVPGPKFAHGAVPPRASVRYDVRPLPIGGWARRGPLGVDLLVPRSAMDQVVAELRGAGVPVAGLWAYEAIRVAARQPRVGVDTDHRTIPAEVDLIGPAVHLDKGCYRGQETVARVHNMGRPPRRLVLLHLDGVTTDQPPTAGTPVLLDGRAVGFVGTAVLHHELGQVALAVVKRNVPDDAALLIGETAAAIDPS
- a CDS encoding FABP family protein, with translation MSENPLQPPWLNAPPVEEYPFEESHDLRVGPKLHPALDGLLPYIGLWRGRGKGGFPTIEDFDYAQEIRISHDGRPFLHYESRAWILDEQSKPVRPAGREVGWWRPVLVDGRATDELEAVLTTPTGVMELHLGKRTGTQVEFATDAVVRTPTAKEVTGGHRLFGIVEGALLYAQEMAAMGHGLSPHLSARLVRVGG
- a CDS encoding aminotransferase class IV — encoded protein: MVTSSAGNAPASPSARIAVLGRGLIAAEEPVLRGDDLGVLRGDGLFESMHLREGRAWLRDEHLARMVTAAAAVDLDLPATDALVDLLDTVRAGWPVQVEGALRLVCTRGSEAGGPPTVYATLTQVPASSRAARRTGITVATLPLGVPADARTGLDWLPAGIKSTSYAVNSAARRWAQRAGVDDVLWVSSDGYALEGPIANVVWLTGDTLCTVPAATTGILPGTTVAWLLAHAQELGLSAAERMVTPAELHDADGVWFSSSVRGLVEVRMLDGVRRDNCPRTPALQTLLGFPV